In a genomic window of Flavobacteriales bacterium:
- a CDS encoding TetR family transcriptional regulator, which produces MGRQSVAKKRIKDPIKRDAWIEQLLPYFIQNGIKATPIDEVVSILGKSKATVYKHFESHHEIVSLVIARKLNDLKHFVPILGDPSKTYQERYVLAVAYISKHLGDVSNVFLSDLKEIYPDLWNLINSFKLMALNELRTFYISGIQDGTFEDINPDLMVLSDELFFDALTNPEYLTSKGLNLQAAFESYFKMRFNGILKRS; this is translated from the coding sequence ATGGGAAGACAATCTGTAGCGAAAAAACGAATTAAGGACCCGATAAAACGGGATGCTTGGATTGAACAGCTTCTGCCCTACTTCATCCAGAACGGCATTAAAGCAACACCGATCGATGAGGTTGTTTCCATTCTTGGAAAATCGAAAGCCACGGTTTACAAGCACTTCGAATCGCACCACGAGATCGTTTCATTGGTCATTGCGCGGAAGCTGAACGACCTGAAGCATTTTGTTCCAATTCTCGGTGATCCATCAAAGACATATCAAGAACGCTATGTGCTGGCTGTTGCCTATATCTCCAAACATTTGGGAGATGTGAGTAACGTTTTCCTCTCCGACCTGAAAGAGATCTATCCAGACCTGTGGAATCTTATCAACTCCTTCAAACTAATGGCTTTGAATGAACTGCGAACCTTTTACATCAGCGGCATCCAGGACGGAACGTTTGAAGACATCAATCCTGACCTGATGGTATTGAGTGACGAACTTTTCTTCGATGCGCTGACCAATCCCGAATACCTCACTTCCAAAGGGCTGAATCTTCAGGCTGCGTTTGAAAGCTATTTCAAGATGCGATTCAACGGTATTTTGAAGCGCAGCTGA